A genomic window from Pyxicephalus adspersus chromosome 2, UCB_Pads_2.0, whole genome shotgun sequence includes:
- the DNAJB9 gene encoding dnaJ homolog subfamily B member 9: protein MASAQSVVTFAVCILLISEVILAKKTYYDILGVPKNASERQIKKAFHKLAMKYHPDKNKSPDAEAKFREIAEAYETLSDENKRKEYDQFGHDAFANGGRGGGNEKFFHQHFNFDDLLKEFDFFGESQHSRSKKHFENHHFRSHQDPSSRHRRHFDDFAFGGGLFNDMFEDMEKMFTFGSLGDSPRHNMRTEQRFQGSSKHCRTVTQRRGNMVTTYTDCSGQ from the exons ATGGCTTCAGCTCAATCTGTGGTCACATTTGCCGTTTGTATCCTATTAATTTCTGAGGTCATATTAGCAAAAAAGACTTACTATGACATTTTGGGAGTTCCAAAAAATGCTTCAGAGCGACAGATCAAGAAAGCTTTCCACAAGCTTGCAATGAAGTATCatccagataaaaataaaagcccAGATGCGGAAGCCAAATTTCGAGAAATAGCTGAAG CATATGAGACCCTTTcggatgaaaataaaagaaaggagtATGACCAGTTTGGCCATGATGCCTTTGCAAATggtggaagaggaggaggaaatgaAAAATTTTTCCACCAACATTTCAATTTTGATGACCTCCTTAAAGAATTTGACTTTTTTGGAGAGAGTCAGCACAGCAGGTCCAAAAAGCACTTTGAAAACCACCATTTTAGGAGCCACCAGGATCCATCTAGCAGGCACAGGCGCCACTTTGATGACTTTGCTTTCGGTGGAGGTTTATTTAATGACATGTTTGAagatatggaaaaaatgtttacatttggtAGCCTTGGGGATTCACCACGACACAACATGAGAACTGAACAAAGATTTCAGGGGTCCAGCAAACATTGCAGAACTGTCACTCAGCGAAGAGGAAACATGGTTACAACCTACACAGATTGTTCAGGCCAGTAA
- the THAP5 gene encoding LOW QUALITY PROTEIN: THAP domain-containing protein 5 (The sequence of the model RefSeq protein was modified relative to this genomic sequence to represent the inferred CDS: deleted 1 base in 1 codon): MDGITVSECKEFLNGLTKEEHEMSASQIVTCENMLIDTISDSKTCFEVLLAEQVEIMTTEEVDLNAFDGDSIGHKPEANDKSLLFTAIRQTIEQLDLTQESVITFIVPDEFSEDQPLVTNQFIFDDVQFANEENVDVENSFFEEHSYCNFWDLPSESEHSYCKFAKSALLNHSKLQSRVALVGAQEKLMLSRMRSLETIITQLRLENVLSDEKN; this comes from the exons ATGGATGGCATTACAGTTTCAGAATGTAAGGAGTTCCTAAATGGACTGACAAAGGAAGAACATGAAATGTCAGCCAGTCAGATTGTGACTTGCGAAAATATGCTTATTGACACAATATCAGACTCCAAGACGTGTTTTGAAGTTCTATTAGCGGAACAGGTTGAGATTATGACGACAGAAGAAGTAGATTTAAATGCATTTGATGGAGATAGTATCGGCCACAAGCCAGAAGCCAATGACAAATCACTTTTGTTCACAGCAATTAGGCAAACAATAGAACAACTGGACCTGACTCAAGAATCTGTTATTACGTTTATTGTGCCAGATGAATTTTCAGAGGACCAGCCGCTTGTTACGAACCAGTTCATATTTGATGATGTACAGTTTGCTAATGAAGAAAACGTTGACgttgaaaattcattttttgagGAACATTCTTATTGCAATTTTTGGGATCTGCCGTCGGAATCTGAACATTCTTATTGCAAATTTGCAAAATCTGCTCTGTTAAACCATTC TAAACTGCAGTCTAGGGTAGCACTTGTAGGAGCACAGGAAAAGTTGATGCTCTCTCGTATGAGATCCTTGGAAACTATCATTACACAATTAAGGCTGGAAAATGTGCTGTCAGATGAAAAGAATTAG